The Pseudarthrobacter sp. NS4 genome includes a window with the following:
- a CDS encoding bifunctional 3-(3-hydroxy-phenyl)propionate/3-hydroxycinnamic acid hydroxylase — protein MSQSTGKDAHATATHTEDFDVVIVGYGPVGRLLALQLGRRGHRVAVIERQERVYPLPRAVHFDDEIGRIFQSVGAGPNIMAEVVEPYDDFYEWRNANHETLLHVDWRGAGPSGWNVSNFFYQPGMENFLDAKVIDLPSVTILRGWEAITHTETEDRVLLQIRNAADERRELNARYVIGADGANSKVRDWIGTPMTDLGYFHDWLVVDLIPMTPLQISPPASQFCDPARPTTVVPGGPGRRRFEFMRLEHETKDELNTESRAWELLEPWGVTPETAKMERHTVYTFQARWCDQWRRGRLLLAGDSAHLMPPFAGQGMCSGLRDVANLEWKLDLILRQLAPDSLLDSYGPERSEHVRHFIDRSMQLGEVICLTDPDAVAKRDAAMAKDIADGASIPPRPLPKLGDGLHRADAGGGTLSIQAPVQAGEGQTLFDDVFAPSGTLLLRNADARAHLPADAASGLTGLGFQIIDFGLEPSDTTAVDATGAYGQWFDALDADAVLIRPDFYIYGVAGVEGLPALVRDFLSDLGAPIETMKTPGLNAAAL, from the coding sequence ATGAGCCAGTCAACGGGCAAGGACGCCCATGCCACCGCAACCCACACCGAGGACTTCGATGTAGTCATCGTCGGCTACGGACCGGTCGGGCGGCTGCTCGCCCTGCAGCTGGGCCGCCGCGGCCATCGCGTGGCCGTTATCGAACGCCAGGAGAGGGTCTACCCGCTCCCCCGCGCAGTACATTTCGACGACGAAATTGGGCGCATCTTCCAGTCCGTGGGCGCCGGGCCGAACATCATGGCCGAGGTTGTGGAGCCCTACGACGACTTCTACGAATGGCGCAACGCGAACCACGAGACACTTCTGCACGTGGACTGGCGCGGAGCCGGCCCGTCCGGCTGGAATGTCAGCAACTTCTTCTACCAGCCCGGAATGGAAAACTTCCTCGACGCCAAGGTTATCGACCTCCCCTCGGTGACCATCCTGCGCGGGTGGGAAGCGATCACTCACACCGAAACGGAAGACCGGGTCCTTTTGCAGATCCGGAACGCTGCCGATGAACGTCGGGAACTGAACGCCCGGTACGTCATCGGGGCCGACGGCGCCAACAGCAAGGTTAGGGACTGGATCGGCACGCCGATGACAGATCTCGGTTACTTCCACGACTGGCTCGTCGTGGACCTTATCCCCATGACGCCGCTGCAGATCAGCCCTCCTGCCTCACAGTTCTGCGACCCCGCCCGGCCCACCACCGTCGTCCCCGGCGGGCCGGGGCGGCGGCGCTTTGAATTCATGCGCCTCGAACACGAGACCAAGGACGAACTGAACACCGAAAGCCGGGCCTGGGAACTCCTGGAGCCGTGGGGCGTCACACCCGAGACCGCCAAAATGGAACGCCACACCGTTTACACCTTTCAGGCCCGCTGGTGCGACCAGTGGCGCCGCGGCCGGCTGCTCCTGGCCGGAGACTCCGCCCACCTGATGCCGCCCTTCGCCGGGCAAGGCATGTGCTCTGGCCTGCGGGATGTAGCCAACCTCGAATGGAAGCTCGACCTGATCCTGCGGCAACTCGCACCCGATTCGCTGCTGGACAGCTACGGCCCGGAACGCTCCGAACACGTCCGGCACTTCATCGACCGGTCCATGCAGCTCGGAGAAGTCATCTGCCTCACCGATCCCGACGCAGTGGCCAAGCGGGACGCAGCAATGGCAAAAGACATCGCCGACGGCGCCTCGATTCCTCCCCGCCCGCTGCCCAAACTCGGTGACGGCCTGCACCGTGCCGACGCCGGCGGCGGCACGCTCTCCATCCAGGCCCCCGTCCAGGCCGGGGAAGGACAGACGCTCTTCGATGACGTCTTCGCCCCATCCGGGACACTGCTGCTCCGAAATGCCGATGCCCGTGCCCACCTTCCAGCAGACGCGGCCAGCGGCCTGACCGGGCTCGGATTCCAGATCATCGACTTCGGCTTGGAGCCCTCGGATACGACAGCAGTTGACGCCACCGGAGCCTACGGCCAATGGTTCGATGCCCTCGACGCCGACGCCGTCCTCATCCGTCCCGACTTCTACATCTACGGCGTCGCCGGGGTTGAAGGACTTCCCGCCTTGGTCCGGGACTTCCTCTCAGATCTCGGTGCACCCATCGAGACCATGAAGACACCCGGTCTCAACGCTGCCGCACTGTGA
- a CDS encoding nuclear transport factor 2 family protein, whose amino-acid sequence MTTFPASGSATALPEIRHTIEECLARYTRAMDNQEPKTAATLLADAELHFKNNPPVQGRRDIAGFFASVFPNPSRTRHLISNLTIEPGTDCIEYRAIYQRWSVADPTAPVCEALGHYTGRFTPAAAGLIWSEHRVITD is encoded by the coding sequence GTGACCACTTTCCCTGCCTCCGGCAGCGCCACGGCGCTGCCGGAGATCCGCCACACGATCGAAGAATGCCTGGCCCGCTATACCCGGGCAATGGACAACCAAGAGCCGAAAACAGCCGCAACGCTGCTCGCCGACGCCGAACTGCACTTCAAAAACAACCCCCCAGTACAGGGCCGCCGCGACATCGCAGGGTTCTTCGCCTCCGTGTTTCCCAACCCATCGCGCACCCGGCATCTGATCAGCAACCTGACGATCGAGCCGGGCACGGACTGCATCGAATACAGAGCCATCTACCAGCGATGGTCCGTGGCTGATCCCACGGCTCCCGTCTGTGAAGCGCTTGGCCACTACACCGGCCGCTTTACCCCCGCTGCAGCCGGACTCATCTGGTCCGAGCATAGGGTGATCACAGACTAA
- a CDS encoding 4-hydroxybenzoate 3-monooxygenase — MGAGPAGLMLSHLLAKAGIESTVIEIRSRQEISETVRAGILEQGTVNMLVNSGVSDRVLREGDRHDGIELRFNGENHRIDFKELVGESVWLYPQTDVFMDLAARREADGGDVRYSVTDTTVHDLEGSPKVWFTDADGIDYELQADFIAGADGSRSHCRFQIPEAHRKWYFHEYPFAWFGILAEAPRSADELIYANSANGFALISQRTETVQRMYFQCDPNEDVNNWSEDRIWEAFRSRVNGNGFELKEGPVIDKMVLKFRSFVHTPMRHGKLFLAGDAAHTVPPTGAKGLNLAIHDVKVLFEGLESYYSTGSTALLDSYSDRALDRVWKAQQFSYWMTSMLHTPADADDFSRARQLGELNSVVSSRHGQAYLAEAYTGWPSA; from the coding sequence ATGGGCGCCGGCCCCGCGGGTCTAATGCTCTCCCATCTGCTGGCCAAGGCCGGCATCGAATCCACGGTGATCGAAATCCGCAGCCGCCAGGAGATCTCCGAGACGGTCCGCGCGGGCATCCTCGAACAAGGAACGGTGAACATGCTGGTGAACAGCGGCGTTTCGGACCGGGTGTTGCGTGAAGGCGACCGGCACGACGGCATCGAACTGCGTTTCAACGGCGAAAACCACCGCATCGACTTCAAGGAACTGGTGGGGGAGTCGGTCTGGCTCTACCCACAGACCGACGTGTTCATGGACCTCGCCGCACGGCGCGAGGCCGACGGCGGTGACGTCCGGTACAGCGTCACGGACACCACCGTCCACGACCTGGAAGGGTCCCCCAAGGTCTGGTTCACCGATGCCGACGGCATTGACTACGAACTGCAGGCCGATTTCATCGCCGGGGCCGACGGCTCGCGCAGCCACTGCCGCTTCCAGATCCCCGAGGCCCACCGCAAGTGGTACTTCCACGAATACCCGTTCGCCTGGTTCGGCATCCTGGCCGAAGCTCCCCGCAGCGCCGACGAACTCATCTACGCCAACTCCGCCAACGGCTTCGCGCTGATCAGCCAGCGCACCGAGACGGTGCAGCGGATGTACTTCCAGTGCGACCCGAACGAGGACGTGAACAACTGGAGCGAAGATCGCATCTGGGAGGCCTTCCGGAGCCGGGTCAACGGCAACGGCTTCGAGCTGAAGGAGGGTCCGGTCATCGACAAGATGGTCCTGAAGTTCCGCAGCTTCGTGCACACTCCGATGCGGCACGGCAAGCTGTTCCTGGCCGGGGACGCCGCGCACACCGTCCCGCCGACCGGCGCCAAGGGCCTGAACCTGGCCATCCACGACGTAAAGGTGCTCTTCGAGGGCTTGGAAAGCTACTACAGCACCGGCTCCACGGCGCTCCTGGATTCCTACAGCGACCGAGCCCTCGACCGCGTGTGGAAAGCACAGCAGTTCTCCTACTGGATGACCTCGATGCTGCACACCCCAGCGGACGCCGATGACTTCTCCCGCGCACGCCAACTCGGCGAACTCAACTCCGTGGTGTCCTCACGTCACGGCCAGGCCTACCTCGCCGAGGCATACACCGGCTGGCCCTCCGCCTAG
- a CDS encoding IclR family transcriptional regulator, which produces MANSDSGDSVVDRVVRVIAAFPEGVSVLQLSELAARAQLPLTTAHRLVRQLAAHGLLETTPGGSVRLGLRLWEIVNRNSPTLALRQAAMPFMEDIQHVLNQNVNLAVLDGWEALFIERLSRRGSVANRAQIAGRLAVHISSAGLALMSYQLPSVQAEYLGQFKDPAGKVTEENLRALLAEANHLGYAQLAGVIDPDTWGIAVPVLDGKKRAVAALGVVVPLKEVRLQALVPALQTAARGIARRLGEMEPGTGFRSMESV; this is translated from the coding sequence GTGGCCAATTCCGACTCCGGTGATTCTGTGGTGGACCGCGTGGTTCGCGTTATCGCCGCTTTCCCCGAAGGCGTCTCCGTCCTGCAACTATCCGAGCTCGCCGCCCGCGCGCAGCTTCCGCTGACTACAGCGCACCGGCTGGTCCGGCAACTAGCCGCGCACGGTCTCCTGGAAACCACTCCCGGCGGTTCCGTACGGCTGGGGTTGCGGCTTTGGGAGATCGTGAACCGCAATTCACCGACGCTGGCATTGCGGCAGGCGGCGATGCCGTTCATGGAAGACATCCAACACGTGCTGAACCAGAACGTGAATCTGGCAGTGCTTGACGGCTGGGAGGCCCTGTTTATCGAGCGGCTCTCCCGCCGCGGCTCCGTGGCCAACCGCGCGCAGATCGCGGGCCGCCTCGCAGTTCATATCTCCTCCGCCGGTCTGGCACTGATGTCCTATCAGCTGCCGTCCGTGCAGGCCGAGTACCTCGGGCAGTTCAAGGATCCTGCCGGAAAGGTCACGGAGGAGAACCTCCGCGCACTGCTCGCCGAAGCCAACCACTTGGGGTACGCGCAGCTGGCCGGCGTCATCGACCCTGACACCTGGGGGATCGCGGTTCCGGTGCTTGATGGCAAGAAGCGCGCGGTGGCCGCTCTCGGCGTCGTCGTTCCGTTGAAAGAGGTGCGCCTGCAGGCGCTGGTCCCTGCGCTGCAGACTGCCGCCAGGGGCATCGCGCGGCGGCTGGGCGAAATGGAGCCCGGAACAGGTTTCCGTTCAATGGAATCGGTGTAA